In the Ictalurus punctatus breed USDA103 chromosome 7, Coco_2.0, whole genome shotgun sequence genome, one interval contains:
- the LOC108268001 gene encoding NACHT and WD repeat domain-containing protein 2, whose product MKRMNTRRKSSPMWPSGVGSRLPCPRESALRRAAISGNVLALPPNHVPTGRSVRVFICANPDDTEAERNALKEHVYPKLRDFCRENYGIEFQVVDLYWGVDPEEWDSPELQRLRMKLLEECLKTSAGPCFVGLVGEKYGSIRVPGEVESAEFEMILDAAVEAGLDTRILEEWYCRDENSVPPAYYLKPKAEMLKNYQNSMESSSVAKAKNAKAWRAVSEEIKKIFRTAVLQLQEKGTMKSPQAKKFLCSALEDELDFALGKQTPAFLKKCVCYIRKISNFERFAKIPDMARYMDTVMSGDRIMRNQEAYERLLKVRDEFIPTIVAASNLRVYSSVTHCDMKLGYSQEVESHYVEGLCKQFYEDMVDIIQATVQQNFDTETDLLYDEIIQHLSLCKTFSSFYVYKSEVLDMVQEYLYPSKGGRILPLVIYGGPCTGKTLLLAEVAKQAYSCLQKEMGTETDPVIIVRFIGSSDLSTDLRNLLQSICEQIAINYRCLIHYLPNKIEEMRELLINLLRESSFHRPLVIILDSLEQLSEADEARKLWWLPIHLPCTVRIVVSTLPNKHGILQKLRCLIHDEDCYVELTQRDRKACSQTLKQQLLSVKRKVTSGQQIYVNEALAKCTLPMFVNLIYREVVHWRSHKDVDEKSLCSTVHESIEHLFISIENKLGSHFVFRALGYITMAHVGLTEVELEDILSLDNSVLGDIMVSSNLKSPLRISYDLIAQLREELEGYLVERQVRNVTLMVWANRHLHLIAQKLYLSNEEDVHQMHSLLAEYFLGVWAGGRKKIFHCDNNHFASLNISQHRNPHNQQSLHGHDKASADKHSYDRQTPEQPWVFQCNLLEPDIFFVNHRKMTELLFHLTRSGRTDDLMYGVIMNFSWLYTMIKIGQFDKALSDIDLAYSYSQEKELKFLATTLRSIKVKVIKNPASLSAELQQRLLPVVTSLPKLRHLLLECDKDGPKYCSIVPLHSSMDVTYSPERLPLCSSYMQIVEILPTLAPNIVIAALEDGSVSTWDVESKQLLRQIDTARSVVLGVRLTTDEKYLVVATTKNTLLIYDNHKSCLLSEVEVKGSKHCGITGGVAFINGFTLSSPHALAWLEASKDVNVIDLQYGWPLYQFHCWYEVTCVECSPDGMYAFCGQYLNTTTIFHLGNGDKLATVTSEFSGGFVKSILVLDTIHQMVMIDNEGSLSVWNTKDITNPRLMEDYDCRGDDSEVVGIELSEDQKSVLICKARSIEVLDTKLWKMVEKFKAKRSERFVAAVLSKNGQSIVASMENTSSIFVWRRDSGQCMASLIEISGAIVKLIKSTHHNLLLSVASSGVLSVWDIDIITAMSNIDKTGKQIQSVQLSGREDFVYTMDGSEAIHKWNFNTGFIEMVFKHEGLVENCVLTTSGDLMVTSDDKCSQYIWQTATGENIFRINGQKISQLLITHNDQFVVSLCEQNASRVWRLATGHKVCNILVTLQHALITTANTFLVGTTKNKLLAVSLWSGSVSKKFVCDDGITIINFKLIPDSPDFVVFITSTETVFMWSVADESVCRRVQLPSNFLKNLEDFQISPNGKLGIVSKGDDNINVLDLHSGKLRLIHAAGIIWRQKLSRDGRYLVYICFQNCDEDDDAGVVSSLIVMRLADGKSIGTCSLYKTPTYLCLSQRALNIIIGFEDGSIGTYTVVDRVDAALKIKIATSNSRQIVNNASQKIRPKCSTNAFKTIADCMWRESTEVFSRDSPINVSDSGEPETTTPTKKTELLQ is encoded by the exons GGTTTGGTGGGGGAGAAGTATGGCAGCATTCGTGTTCCAGGGGAGGTGGAATCGGCTGAGTTTGAAATGATTCTAGATGCAGCAGTGGAAGCAGGTCTGGATACACGAATCCTGGAGGAGTGGTACTGCCGGGATGAAAACTCAGTACCACCGGCATACTACCTCAAACCCAAAGCTGAGATGCTGAAAAACTATCAGAACTCG ATGGAGTCGAGCAGTGTTGCAAAGGCCAAGAATGCAAAGGCTTGGAGAGCTGTCTCTGAAGAGATCAAGAAAATCTTTAGAACTGCAGTCTTACAACTACAAGAGAAAGGAACCATGAAAAGTCCACAGGCCAAAAAATTTCTATGTTCGG CACTGGAGGATGAATTGGACTTTGCTTTAGGAAAACAGACCCCAGCCTTCctgaagaagtgtgtgtgttacatccGCAAAATCTCCAACTTCGAGCGCTTTGCTAAGATCCCAGACATGGCCCGCTACATGGACACTGTTATGAGTGGAGATCGCATCATGAGGAACCAAGAGGCCTATGAGCGGCTTCTGAAAGTCAGAGATGAGTTCATCCCCACAATAGTTGCAGCATCCAACCTCCGTGTCTATTCCTCGGTCACTCATTGCGACATGAAGCTGGGCTACTCTCAAGAGGTAGAGAGTCATTATGTGGAGGGTCTGTGCAAGCAGTTCTATGAGGACATGGTGGACATTATTCAAGCTACTGTCCAGCAAAACTTTGACACAGAAACAGATCTATTGTATGACGAGATCATACAACATCTTTCGCTGTGCAAGACATTTTCCTcattttatgtatataaaagTGAGGTCCTGGATATGGTGCAGGAATACCTGTACCCATCCAAAGGAGGGAGAATATTGCCCCTAGTCATTTATGGAGGGCCATGTACAGGAAAGACGCTGTTGCTTGCTGAGGTGGCAAAACAG GCATACTCATGTCTTCAGAAAGAAATGGGGACAGAAACAGATCCTGTCATCATTGTTCGCTTCATTggttcctctgacctctctacAGACCTCCGCAACCTCCTCCAAAGTATTTGTGAGCAAATTGCCATAAACTATCGCTGCTTAATCCACTACCTACCAAACAAGATTGAAGAGATGAGAGAATTGTTGATTAACCTTCTGAGGGAGTCATCCTTCCATCGACCACTAGTGATCATACTAGATTCCTTGGAACAGCTGTCAGAAGCAGATGAGGCACGTAAGCTGTGGTGGTTGCCTATCCACCTTCCTTGTACAGTTCGCATTGTGGTATCGACCTTGCCTAACAAACATGGGATACTACAGAAATTACGTTGCCTGATTCATGATGAGGACTGCTATGTAGAATTGACACAAAGAGACCGTAAAGCATGTAGCCAGACACTCAAACAGCAACTTCTGAGTGTCAAACGAAAAGTAACCTCAGGCCAACAGATATATGTAAATGAAGCACTGGCTAAATGTACACTGCCCATGTTTGTCAACCTTATCTATCGTGAGGTGGTACACTGGCGCTCACATAAAGATGTCGATGAAAAGTCCCTTTGCTCAACAGTACATGAGAGCATAGAACATCTTTTCATTTCCATTGAAAATAAACTGGGGTCGCACTTTGTCTTTCGTGCATTGGGATACATTACAATGGCACATGTAGGGTTGACAGAGGTCGAACTGGAGGATATATTATCTTTGGACAATAGTGTACTTGGAGACATCATGGTTAGCTCAAATCTAAAGAGTCCACTGCGAATCTCCTATGATCTCATTGCTCAACTAAGAGAAGAGCTGGAGGGTTACTTGGTGGAGCGTCAGGTTCGGAATGTAACCCTGATGGTTTGGGCGAACAGGCATCTGCATCTCATTGCACAAAAGCTGTATCTCAGTAATGAAGAAGATGTGCATCAAATGCACAGCCTTTTAGCTGAGTATTTTCTTGGGGTATGGGCAGGTGGTAGAAAGAAGATTTTCCACTGTGACAACAATCACTTTGCCTCATTAAACATCTCTCAGCATCGGAACCCTCACAACCAACAAAGCCTTCATGGCCATGATAAAGCCTCTGCTGACAAGCATTCTTATGACCGGCAGACCCCAGAACAACCCTGGGTGTTCCAATGCAACTTACTCGAGCCAGACATCTTCTTTGTCAATCACCGAAAAATGACAGAACTGTTATTTCATTTGACAAGGAGTGGGCGGACAGATGACCTCATGTATGGCGTTATCATGAACTTCAGTTGGCTATATACGATGATAAAGATTGGACAATTTGACAAGGCCTTGTCAGACATTGACTTGGCCTACAGCTACTCACAGGAAAAGGAGCTCAAGTTCCTTGCTACCACACTACGAAGTATAAAGGTCAAAGTAATCAAGAACCCTGCCTCGCTGTCTGCGGAGCTTCAGCAAAGACTTCTTCCTGTGGTCACATCCCTTCCCAAACTCCGACATCTCTTACTAGAGTGTGACAAGGATGGACCCAAATACTGCTCCATAGTGCcactccactcttccatggatgttaCATACAGTCCAGAGAGACTACCACTGTGCTCTAGTTACATGCAGATTGTTGAGATTTTACCTACCTTGGCTCCCAACATTGTAATTGCAGCTCTTGAAGATGGCTCAGTCAGTACATGGGATGTAGAGAGCAAACAGTTGCTGAGACAGATTGACACAGCAAGGTCAGTTGTGCTTGGTGTTAGGCTCACCACTGATGAGAAGTATCTTGTAGTTGCCACTACAAAAAACACGCTACTAATTTATGACAACCATAAATCCTGTTTGTTGTCAGAGGTGGAAGTTAAAGGCTCAAAGCACTGTGGCATCACAGGTGGGGTGGCATTCATCAATGGATTTACCTTATCCAGCCCCCATGCTTTAGCTTGGCTGGAGGCCAGTAAAGATGTCAATGTGATTGACCTCCAGTATGGCTGGCCCTTATACCAGTTCCATTGTTGGTATGAAGTAACTTGTGTTGAATGCTCCCCAGATGGGATGTATGCTTTCTGTGGGCAATATTTAAACACCACCACTATATTCCACCTAGGAAATGGGGATAAGCTTGCAACAGTGACCTCTGAGTTTTCTGGTGGATTTGTGAAGTCCATCCTGGTTCTAGACACAATCCATCAAATGGTGATGATTGACAATGAAGGTAGTCTTTCTGTCTGGAACACCAAAGATATCACAAATCCCAGACTTATGGAGGACTACGACTGCCGAGGGGATGATAGTGAGGTGGTAGGTATAGAATTATCAGAGGATCAGAAATCAGTACTTATTTGCAAAGCCAGAAGCATTGAGGTGCTTGACACCAAGCTTTGGAAGATGGTAGAGAAGTTTAAGGCCAAACGTAGTGAGAGATTTGTAGCTGCTGTTCTGTCAAAGAATGGCCAAAGTATTGTAGCATCAATGGAAAATACTTCATCCATATTTGTGTGGAGAAGAGACAGTGGACAATGCATGGCTAGTTTAATAGAGATATCAGGAGCCATCGTCAAGTTGATCAAGTCAACACACCATAATTTGCTTTTGTCCGTAGCCAGTAGTGGGGTTCTCTCAGTGTGGGACATTGATATCATAACAGCAATGTCAAACATTGACAAAACAGGGAAACAGATCCAAAGTGTACAGCTGTCAGGCAGAGAAGACTTTGTCTACACAATGGATGGGTCTGAAGCCATCCATAAGTGGAATTTCAACACAGGTTTCATTGAGATGGTGTTTAAACATGAAGGCCTTGTGGAGAACTGTGTTCTTACCACATCTGGTGACCTTATGGTGACATCTGATGACAAATGTAGCCAATACATCTGGCAGACTGCCACAGGTGAAAACATCTTCCGGATCAATGGCCAGAAAATATCCCAACTTCTTATCACCCATAATGACCAATttgttgtctctctctgtgaacaAAATGCCTCACGGGTCTGGAGGCTTGCTACTGGACACAAAGTGTGCAACATCCTGGTAACTCTCCAGCATGCTCTCATCACCACAGCCAACACTTTCCTGGTTGGTACAACTAAAAACAAACTGTTGGCTGTCAGCTTGTGGTCCGGCAGTGTATCCAAGAAGTTTGTCTGTGATGACGGGATCACAATCATAAATTTTAAGCTAATTCCAGACAGTCCAGACTTTGTTGTCTTCATCACGTCCACAGAGACTGTTTTCATGTGGAGTGTAGCTGATGAGTCTGTCTGCAGAAGAGTGCAACTGCCAAGCAACTTCTTGAAGAACTTGGAAGACTTCCAAATCTCACCTAATGGAAAGTTGGGAATTGTATCTAAAGGAGATGACAACATTAATGTTCTAGATCTACACAGTGGTAAACTGCGCTTAATCCATGCTGCAGGCATAATATGGAGGCAAAAGTTATCAAGAGATGGACGGTACTTGGTTTACATTTGTTTCCAAAATTGTGATGAGGACGATGATGCAGGTGTGGTTTCTAGTTTAATTGTCATGCGACTTGCTGATGGAAAGAGTATTGGTACCTGTTCTCTCTACAAGACACCAACCTACTTGTGCCTATCACAACGAGCACTCAACATTATTATTGGCTTTGAGGATGGTAGTATTGGGACCTACACAGTTGTAGACCGTGTGGATGCAGCCCTCAAAATCAAGATTGCCACCTCCAACAGCCGGCAGATTGTTAACAATGCCTCACAGAAAATACGACCCAAGTGCAGCACCAATGCCTTCAAGACTATTGCTGATTGCATGTGGAGGGAGTCAACTGAAGTTTTCTCTCGAGATAGCCCCATCAATGTCTCTGACAGTGGGGAGCCTGAAACAACAACACCtacaaaaaaaactgaattACTGCAATGA